A DNA window from Aquarana catesbeiana isolate 2022-GZ linkage group LG01, ASM4218655v1, whole genome shotgun sequence contains the following coding sequences:
- the LOC141126672 gene encoding E3 ubiquitin/ISG15 ligase TRIM25-like: MASAALRKELECSLCLNIYTDPVMLRCGHNFCQDCIGRVLYTQERSGGYSCPGFREEFQERPALRRNITLHNIVENFLSAQPDQEKSGVFCTLCIHTPVPAVKSCLHCEASLCDKHLSVHSKSLEHVICDTTTSLENRKCSVNKDLLKYHCTEDFICICVSCRLDGEHLGHQVETLDEASEMKKKKLRNVLHKLMTEREETEKRVQSLQEGRRKVQGKADDESERVTALFRDLRRRLEDLEKSILSEISGQAERVSLSLSNLIQQLEIKKEKLSRKMGDIEKLCNMTDLLTALQESDIGDLYDTEDGDEDREHKLLHYGGDLDVMGILHTGLADIMSGVNVQKCTGTEVYPPSTTRDEVLINAEPSRKRLKHCLSIQRSYHQAGGPNIGAVQQTSGVTDLLLDVNTASNYLHISDDCKTASFSSSYQNLLETPERFQCPQVISSQSFSSGRHYWEVDVGGSEYWIVGMCYPRIDRRGDQSWIGWNMKSWGLVRGDNKYLAIHDRKKITLPSNVSTNRIRIYLDYEVGQISFYDLCDPIRHLHTFTATFTEPLHAGLWVWEGCIKISGGNLDVRNLPRD, from the coding sequence ATGGCGTCTGCTGCtctgaggaaggagctggaatgttccttgtgtctgaacatttatacagatcctgtgatgctgagatgtggacacaacttctgccaggACTGTATTGGTCGTGTGTTGTATACACAGGAGAGGTCaggaggttattcctgtcctggATTCAGAGAAGAGTTCCAGGAGCGGCCTGCACTGCGGAGGAACATAACACTGcataacatagtggagaatttcctgtctgctcagccagatcaggagaagtccggggtcttctgtacgctatgtattcacactcctgtacctgctgtgaaatcctgtctgcattgtgaagcttctctgtgtgacaaaCACCTGAGTGTCCACAGCAAGTCACTGGAACATGTCATATGTGACACCACCACTTCCttggagaacaggaaatgctctGTCAATAAGGATCTACTGAAGTATCACTGCACTGAGGACTTCatctgtatctgtgtgtcctgcaggctggatggagaacatctgggacaccaggtggagactctggatgaAGCCTCTGAGATGAAGAAGAAAAAACTGAGAAATGTTCTGCATAAACTGATGACCGAGCGAGAGGAGACAGAGAAACGAGTGCAGAGTCTGCAGGAAGGCAGGAGGAAAGTGCAAGGAAAAGCAGATGATGAATCTGAGAGGGTCACTGCcctgttcagagacctcaggagacgtctggaagacctggagaagagcaTCCTGAGTGAGATCTCTGGGCAGGCAGAGCGGGTCTCTCTTTCATTGTCTAATTTGATCCAGcagctggaaataaagaaggaaaagctgtccaggaagatgggtGACATTGagaagctgtgtaacatgacggatctgCTGACTGCCCTACAGGAATCGGATATAGGCGACTTGTATGATACTGAAGATGGAGATGAGGACAGAGAACACAAACTCCTCCAttatggaggggatctggatgtgaTGGGGATCTTGCACACAGGTTTAGctgatatcatgtctggggtaaatGTACAGAAATGTACAGGCACAGAGGTCTATCCACCTTCTACTACAAGGGACGAAGTTCTCATCAATGCTGAACCATCCAGGAAACGCCTTAAACACTGTCTCTCCATACAACGCTCATACCACCAGGCTGGAGGACCAAATATTGGGGCTGTGCAGCAAACATCAGGGGTTACAGACCTATTACTGGACGTGAACACAgctagtaattatctacatatatcagatgactGTAAAACTGCATCCTTCTCATCATCCTATCAGAATCTCTTAGAAACGCCAGAGAGATTTCAGTGTCCTCAGGTGAtaagcagtcagagtttctcctcaggtagacattactgggaagtggatgttggTGGGTCAGAGTACTggatagtcgggatgtgttacccccgTATAGACAGGAGAGGGGATCAGTCATGGATTGGATGGAATATGAAATCCTGGGGTTTGGTAAGAGGAGATAATAAGTACTTAGCGATACATGACAGGAAGAAGATCACCTTACCTAGCAATGTCTCCACTAACAGaatcaggatatatctggattatgaggttGGACAGATCTCTTTTTATGATCtttgtgacccgatccgacacctccacaccttcaccgccaccttcactgagcccctccatgctgggttaTGGGTATGGGAGGGTTGTATAAAGATATCTGGGGGCAATTTAGATGTGAGAAATCTGCCCAGAGACTAG